The Juglans regia cultivar Chandler chromosome 2, Walnut 2.0, whole genome shotgun sequence genome includes a window with the following:
- the LOC109005589 gene encoding 40S ribosomal protein S3-3-like, with the protein MATQMSKKRKFVADGVLFAELNEVLTRELAEDGYSGVEVRVTPMRTEITIRATRTQNVLGEKGRRIRELTSLVQKRFKFPENSVELYAEKINNRGLCAIAQAESLRFKLLGGLAVRRACRGVLRFVMENGDKGCEVIVRAQRAKSMKFKDGYMIASGQPVTLAVSEYIDSAVRHVLLRTFSLGYQVKIMLDWDPKSKVGPTTPLGPRSCYNPRSQRQRETFPGTSDGS; encoded by the exons ATGGCAACCCAGATGAGCAAAAAGCGAAAGTTCGTAGCTGACGGAGTTCTCTTCGCCGAGCTGAATGAGGTGCTAACCCGTGAGCTGGCAGAGGACGGTTACTCCGGAGTCGAAGTTAGGGTTACCCCTATGCGTACCGAGATCACCATCAGAGCCACCCGGACCCAGAACGTTCTCGGTGAGAAGGGGAGGAGGATCAGAGAGCTGACCTCATTGGTACAGAAGCGGTTCAAATTCCCGGAGAACAGCGTCGAGCTTTACGCCGAGAAAATTAATAACAGAGGGCTTTGCGCTATTGCCCAGGCTGAGTCTCTCCGCTTCAAGCTCCTAGGTGGTCTTGCTGTTCGGAGGGCCTGCCGTGGTGTACTGAGATTTGTCATGGAaaatggagataagggatgcgAGGTGATAGTTAGGGCGCAACGTGCAAAGTCCATGAAGTTCAAGGACGGCTACATGATTGCTTCTGGTCAGCCAGTCA CCTTGGCCGTCAGTGAATATATAGACTCGGCTGTGAGACATGTTCTTCTGAgaacattctcattgg ggtatCAGGTCAAGATAATGCTGGATTGGGATCCCAAGAGTAAGGTGGGACCCACAACTCCCCTAGGGCCTAGATCTTGTTACAATCCACGCTCCCAAAGACAAAGAGAAACATTTCCGGGCACCAGTGATGGCAGCTGA